One Streptomyces sp. R28 DNA window includes the following coding sequences:
- a CDS encoding ABC transporter permease, with protein MYELFSNLGAWLVSGEQWSGPDGIGHRLAEHLQYSLLATLIAAAIGLPLGLLIGHTGKGAFLAINLASFGRALPTVGLVVLVFLAGGLSMLPVYVALVALAVPAIVTNTYAGMTAVDPEVKDAARGQGMRGYQVLVQVELPLALPLVMTGLRLALIQVVATATIAAYVSFGGLGRYVFDGLAQRDLVQVLGGAVLVAVVAVALDLALSGLQRFLFRHRTA; from the coding sequence ATGTACGAACTCTTCAGCAATCTCGGCGCCTGGCTGGTCAGCGGCGAGCAGTGGTCCGGCCCGGACGGCATCGGCCACCGCCTGGCCGAACACCTCCAGTACTCCCTCCTCGCCACGCTCATCGCGGCGGCGATCGGCCTCCCCCTCGGCCTGCTGATCGGCCACACGGGCAAGGGCGCCTTCCTCGCGATCAACCTCGCGTCCTTCGGCCGCGCCCTGCCGACCGTAGGCCTGGTCGTCCTGGTCTTCCTGGCCGGCGGACTGTCCATGCTCCCGGTCTACGTCGCCCTGGTCGCCCTCGCGGTCCCGGCGATCGTCACCAACACCTACGCCGGGATGACGGCCGTCGACCCGGAGGTGAAGGACGCGGCGCGCGGACAGGGCATGCGCGGGTACCAGGTCCTGGTCCAGGTGGAACTCCCTCTCGCCCTCCCCCTGGTCATGACGGGCCTGCGCCTGGCACTGATCCAGGTCGTGGCCACCGCCACCATCGCCGCCTACGTCTCCTTCGGCGGCCTGGGCCGCTACGTCTTCGACGGCCTCGCCCAGCGCGACCTCGTGCAGGTGCTCGGCGGCGCGGTGCTGGTCGCCGTGGTCGCCGTGGCCCTGGACCTGGCCCTGTCCGGCCTCCAGCGCTTCCTCTTCCGCCACCGCACTGCCTAG
- a CDS encoding ABC transporter substrate-binding protein produces MNRRTLLGGLFAAASVPALAACSSGITSLDGQGASSGGGGSSKGGITIGTANFTENQVLGYLYAAVLQEAGVKVNVRPNLGTREILIPALRGGDIDLLPEYQGALLHYVAPKAKATEEGEMQNALTIALPSGLQVLPYGMAEDSDAFVVTRETAAKYGLTSLADLKKQNGKLVIGAAPEVKKREVGAVGLKDVYGVEFKEFKSLDSSGPLVKGALKKGDVDVANLFTTDTDIQANDWVVLTDPKNLIPGQHVVPLIADRKADSTVRRALARLGNTLTTAQLTELNRQVDKDKKDPEDVADAYAKEHGLVK; encoded by the coding sequence ATGAACCGACGCACTCTCCTCGGCGGCCTCTTCGCAGCGGCCTCCGTCCCCGCGCTCGCCGCCTGCTCCAGCGGCATCACGTCCCTGGACGGCCAGGGGGCCTCCTCCGGTGGCGGCGGCTCCAGCAAGGGCGGCATCACCATCGGCACCGCCAACTTCACCGAGAACCAGGTGCTCGGGTACCTGTACGCCGCCGTGCTGCAGGAGGCCGGCGTGAAGGTGAACGTCCGCCCCAACCTCGGCACCCGCGAGATCCTCATCCCCGCTCTCAGGGGCGGCGACATCGACCTGCTCCCCGAGTACCAGGGCGCCCTGTTGCACTACGTGGCTCCCAAGGCGAAGGCCACCGAGGAGGGCGAGATGCAGAACGCCCTCACCATCGCCCTCCCGAGCGGCCTCCAGGTACTGCCGTACGGCATGGCCGAGGACTCCGACGCCTTCGTCGTCACCCGGGAGACGGCCGCGAAGTACGGCCTGACCTCCCTCGCCGACCTGAAGAAGCAGAACGGCAAGCTGGTCATCGGCGCGGCACCCGAGGTGAAGAAGCGGGAGGTGGGGGCGGTCGGCCTGAAGGACGTGTACGGGGTGGAGTTCAAGGAGTTCAAGTCCCTCGACTCCTCCGGTCCGCTGGTCAAGGGCGCCCTGAAGAAAGGCGACGTGGACGTGGCCAACCTCTTCACCACGGACACCGACATCCAGGCCAACGACTGGGTGGTCCTGACCGACCCCAAGAACCTCATCCCCGGCCAGCACGTCGTCCCCCTCATCGCCGACCGCAAGGCCGACTCCACGGTCCGCAGGGCCCTCGCCCGCCTCGGCAACACCCTGACCACCGCCCAGCTCACCGAGCTGAACCGGCAGGTCGACAAGGACAAGAAGGACCCCGAGGACGTGGCGGACGCCTACGCGAAGGAGCACGGGCTGGTGAAGTGA